The Vibrio navarrensis genome has a segment encoding these proteins:
- a CDS encoding GNAT family N-acetyltransferase, translated as MTIVTRRTLLLPYNDSLKLEFVMLNCCAKNRAELGGPYTVANAKLLFDKVLNDPNIHAMAVLDNYNREYMGHVYIADLDSQPTLGFLFDKAYWGQGIATETLKAFLPKAVYDLQLEQVTAWVKPSNKAAIALLSKLGFYRQPQSGQREEAWQMLFTSDVVAGKSSAA; from the coding sequence GTGACCATAGTAACCAGAAGAACGCTGCTTCTTCCTTACAATGATTCATTAAAGCTCGAGTTTGTCATGCTCAATTGCTGTGCGAAGAATCGCGCTGAGTTAGGCGGGCCCTATACGGTCGCGAATGCGAAACTGCTGTTTGATAAAGTGCTCAATGATCCCAACATTCATGCCATGGCGGTCTTGGATAACTACAATCGCGAATACATGGGACATGTGTATATCGCTGATCTTGATTCTCAGCCGACACTTGGGTTTCTATTTGACAAAGCCTATTGGGGCCAAGGGATTGCGACGGAAACTTTGAAAGCGTTTCTGCCCAAAGCGGTATACGATTTGCAACTTGAACAAGTCACTGCTTGGGTTAAACCGAGCAACAAGGCGGCAATCGCGCTGCTGAGTAAACTCGGTTTCTATCGCCAGCCACAAAGCGGCCAGCGAGAAGAAGCATGGCAGATGCTGTTTACATCCGATGTGGTGGCAGGAAAAAGTTCAGCGGCCTAA
- a CDS encoding DUF3301 domain-containing protein: protein MMGDLLAILGLALFCFLFWQQRQQSELAKSAIVRKCEQLDLQLISVAFGAHKLKTPDGVWRWHTVYHFEFSSLGDDCYQGHLIMSGFRPLNFFLPPHRM, encoded by the coding sequence ATGATGGGTGATCTTTTGGCCATTCTCGGCTTAGCGCTCTTTTGCTTTCTGTTTTGGCAACAACGGCAACAGTCGGAGCTAGCCAAATCAGCGATTGTGCGCAAGTGTGAACAACTGGATTTGCAGCTCATCAGTGTGGCTTTTGGCGCGCATAAACTGAAAACGCCAGACGGTGTCTGGCGTTGGCATACAGTCTATCACTTTGAATTTTCATCGCTTGGTGATGATTGTTATCAAGGTCACCTCATCATGAGCGGTTTTAGGCCGCTGAACTTTTTCCTGCCACCACATCGGATGTAA
- a CDS encoding AbgT family transporter — MSSSASINHSSPKKSLFTRFLDSVEYLGNLLPHPITLFALFCLAILISSGIAGYFEVSVVDPRPEGAKGRAADGMIHVVSLLNADGLELIVTNLVKNFVGFAPLGTVLVAMLGVAIAEYSGLLSAAMRGLVMGASKRMVTVTVVFAGIISNTASELGYVVLIPLAAMLFHSLGRHPLAGLAAAFAGVSGGYSANLLIGTVDPLLSGITETAAQMIDPSYTVGPEVNWYFMFVSTFVIAGLGAFVTEKIVEPKLGKYNDEEASEDLSQDKMGSLTALEKKALKLAGLATLVVSALLAWTVVPADGILRSDAGTIAGSPFLKSIVAFIFVFFAVPGFVYGKVVGTMKSDRDVINAMSKSMSSMGMYIVLVFFAAQFVAFFKWTNFGQVFAVAGAEFLQEIGLTGPMLFFAFILMCGFINLMIGSASAQWAVTAPIFVPMLMLVGYAPEVIQAAYRIGDSTTNIITPMMSYFGLILAVATRYMKNLGIGTLIAVMLPYSLVFIVGWSLLFYVWVFVFGLPVGPGAATYYTP; from the coding sequence ATGAGTTCATCTGCTTCAATAAATCACTCTTCACCAAAGAAGTCGCTGTTTACGCGTTTTCTTGATTCGGTGGAATATTTGGGGAACTTGCTACCCCATCCCATCACTCTATTTGCCCTTTTCTGTTTGGCGATCTTAATTTCATCTGGCATTGCCGGCTATTTCGAGGTTTCTGTTGTCGACCCTCGCCCAGAAGGTGCGAAAGGTCGCGCCGCCGATGGCATGATCCACGTGGTCAGCCTGCTCAATGCGGATGGTCTTGAACTGATCGTCACCAATCTGGTGAAAAACTTTGTTGGCTTTGCGCCACTAGGGACGGTTCTGGTGGCGATGCTGGGTGTGGCGATTGCCGAATATTCGGGTTTATTGTCTGCGGCAATGCGTGGTCTGGTCATGGGTGCCTCAAAGCGGATGGTGACGGTCACGGTGGTATTCGCGGGCATCATCTCCAACACCGCTTCTGAGCTTGGCTACGTGGTCTTAATCCCACTGGCAGCAATGTTATTCCATTCTCTTGGTCGTCATCCATTGGCGGGCCTCGCTGCGGCATTTGCCGGTGTGTCGGGTGGTTACTCGGCAAACCTGTTGATTGGTACCGTGGATCCACTGCTGTCGGGCATTACCGAAACCGCTGCACAAATGATTGATCCGAGTTACACCGTTGGTCCGGAAGTCAACTGGTACTTCATGTTTGTCTCGACGTTTGTGATTGCGGGTTTGGGCGCGTTCGTGACAGAGAAAATCGTCGAGCCAAAACTGGGCAAATACAACGATGAAGAGGCCTCAGAAGATCTTAGCCAAGACAAAATGGGCTCATTGACGGCGCTGGAGAAAAAAGCCCTTAAGCTTGCAGGTCTGGCAACGCTGGTGGTCTCGGCACTTTTGGCGTGGACCGTGGTTCCTGCCGACGGCATTCTGCGCTCTGATGCGGGCACGATTGCTGGCTCCCCATTTTTGAAAAGCATCGTCGCGTTCATTTTCGTCTTCTTCGCCGTACCGGGATTTGTCTACGGTAAAGTCGTCGGCACGATGAAAAGCGACCGTGATGTGATCAATGCGATGTCGAAATCGATGTCGTCGATGGGCATGTACATCGTGCTGGTATTCTTTGCCGCGCAGTTTGTTGCCTTCTTTAAATGGACTAACTTTGGTCAAGTGTTTGCCGTTGCGGGCGCAGAATTCCTGCAAGAGATTGGCTTAACCGGTCCAATGCTGTTTTTTGCCTTCATCTTGATGTGTGGTTTTATCAACCTGATGATTGGCTCAGCCTCTGCGCAATGGGCCGTGACTGCACCCATTTTCGTACCTATGCTGATGCTGGTGGGTTATGCGCCAGAAGTGATTCAGGCCGCTTACCGTATCGGTGACTCGACCACGAACATCATCACGCCAATGATGAGCTACTTTGGCTTGATCCTTGCCGTTGCCACCCGCTATATGAAGAACCTTGGCATCGGTACCTTGATTGCGGTAATGCTGCCGTACTCCTTAGTGTTCATTGTTGGTTGGAGCTTGCTCTTCTACGTGTGGGTGTTCGTCTTTGGCCTGCCTGTTGGTCCGGGCGCAGCGACGTACTACACGCCTTAA
- a CDS encoding DUF3549 family protein: MDTIHTLTQLLQNSHCEYTVFDLGRRIKTITNHDFAHIEQGAAAYPYPLQRKAHLAIAYWNEQKQPWVWFLKFELDERGLLKQADIGNFIKYIIEAMGTRLSQEMSEEQQQKLANNPYTFKPADDKMAVFHSQLRAQLDLPASQYYEHAQAYFAGSLGWDNWQTVGLQGITDLCARLDREQNGVLVRKALAHLPSQPLYALLGALEHTELPDKLAARLIDLTQSALSQPNPDLFLISAYARALAGARPSEIKPLLETILSSARLSHQEVLIGIAGRAWHWLSDSQTAERFLTRLAQTGNQLLFNQLFADLVMLPELRMVLLPLLHSSPSEELSSALRKLQQATKG; this comes from the coding sequence ATGGATACCATTCATACCCTTACTCAGTTGCTGCAAAACAGCCACTGCGAGTACACCGTCTTTGATTTAGGACGCCGAATCAAAACCATCACCAATCACGATTTCGCTCACATTGAGCAAGGCGCGGCGGCCTACCCTTATCCGCTGCAGAGAAAAGCGCATTTAGCCATTGCCTACTGGAACGAACAAAAACAACCGTGGGTGTGGTTTTTAAAGTTTGAACTCGATGAGCGCGGCTTGCTCAAACAAGCAGACATCGGCAACTTCATCAAATATATCATTGAGGCGATGGGTACTCGCTTATCGCAAGAAATGTCAGAAGAGCAGCAGCAAAAACTGGCGAATAACCCCTACACCTTCAAGCCAGCAGACGACAAAATGGCGGTATTTCATAGCCAACTTCGCGCTCAGCTCGACCTCCCAGCCAGCCAATACTATGAACACGCACAGGCTTATTTCGCCGGTTCATTGGGCTGGGATAATTGGCAAACTGTGGGTTTGCAAGGGATAACCGATCTCTGCGCCCGGCTGGATCGTGAGCAAAATGGCGTACTGGTGCGAAAAGCGCTCGCTCATCTGCCCAGTCAGCCACTGTACGCCTTGTTAGGTGCTTTGGAACACACTGAGCTACCCGACAAGCTGGCGGCCCGTTTAATTGACCTGACCCAATCGGCCCTTTCGCAGCCCAACCCAGATCTTTTTCTGATTTCCGCTTACGCCCGCGCCCTCGCAGGAGCGAGACCCTCAGAGATAAAACCGCTGTTGGAGACCATTTTATCCAGTGCCCGATTAAGCCACCAAGAAGTGTTAATTGGCATTGCTGGTCGCGCTTGGCACTGGCTCAGCGATAGCCAAACGGCGGAGCGCTTTTTGACCCGTTTGGCGCAAACAGGAAATCAGCTTCTGTTCAACCAGCTATTTGCTGATCTGGTGATGTTGCCAGAACTTCGCATGGTGCTATTGCCACTATTGCATTCAAGTCCAAGTGAAGAACTCTCCTCTGCACTACGCAAGCTGCAACAGGCAACGAAAGGATAA
- a CDS encoding YaiI/YqxD family protein — protein MKLWVDADACPKVIRETIVRAAERTGVECTFIANHVVPVPKRQNIHSIQVPAGFDIADNEIVKRTEAGDLVITSDIPLADEVISKGALALSSRGELYTNDTIKARLNIRDFMDTMRSSGIQTGGPAALSQTERREFANHLDRILAKR, from the coding sequence ATGAAACTTTGGGTTGATGCGGACGCCTGTCCGAAAGTGATTCGTGAGACCATCGTCCGCGCCGCAGAGCGCACCGGCGTTGAGTGCACCTTTATCGCCAATCATGTGGTGCCTGTACCCAAAAGGCAAAATATCCACTCCATTCAAGTTCCAGCTGGATTTGATATTGCTGACAATGAGATAGTCAAACGCACCGAAGCGGGTGATTTGGTGATTACGTCAGACATTCCACTGGCTGATGAGGTGATCAGTAAAGGCGCGCTGGCATTAAGCTCCAGAGGTGAGCTCTACACCAACGACACCATCAAGGCGCGGCTTAATATCCGCGATTTTATGGACACCATGCGCTCAAGCGGTATCCAAACGGGTGGACCAGCGGCACTGTCGCAAACCGAACGACGCGAGTTTGCCAATCATCTCGACAGAATTTTGGCCAAGCGCTGA